In a genomic window of Anoxybacter fermentans:
- a CDS encoding CdaR family transcriptional regulator: MNLTSQLAQTIVDRTMEILGLNINIMNEKGIIIGSGNPRRLNTLHEGAKEVIEKGKILKISEQEAKYLKGVKPGINLPIYFNGQIIGVVGITGDPEEVEKYGGLVKMAVELMLKQVFYLERVQLEEQAEEQFIKEILSKNKDISESVMQSRAKAMGFNFEQPYLIFVLEVINLWDELLKDPQKKTNMKLQQYKKEIKFEIQDFFYGRTKTKVFHLDGEKFVILMYEDKKEKWRETNFLKIGKNLVQILSNKFDLKCKIGIGSIQQNLGGIVKSFEEAMEALNLGKRFYPQKEVYHIEKLIIERMVKDLSRDVRIKLASKFPLEQQLQQSLEIYFSTNLNISQTARKLFIHRNSVVYRLKQIKKITGLDPTEFEDAIQLKMALLCYKFEKKK, translated from the coding sequence ATGAATTTAACTTCACAACTGGCCCAGACAATCGTAGATCGAACTATGGAAATATTGGGTTTAAATATAAATATTATGAATGAAAAGGGGATTATCATTGGAAGTGGAAATCCACGAAGATTGAATACTCTTCATGAAGGTGCAAAAGAGGTAATAGAAAAGGGAAAGATACTAAAAATCTCAGAACAGGAAGCAAAATACTTAAAAGGGGTAAAACCCGGGATTAATTTGCCAATATATTTTAATGGGCAAATTATAGGAGTAGTGGGAATTACGGGAGATCCAGAAGAAGTAGAAAAATATGGTGGTCTAGTAAAGATGGCAGTTGAACTGATGCTTAAACAGGTTTTTTATTTGGAAAGGGTACAGTTGGAAGAACAGGCTGAAGAACAATTCATTAAAGAGATTTTGAGTAAGAATAAAGATATTTCAGAAAGTGTTATGCAAAGCAGAGCTAAAGCGATGGGTTTTAATTTTGAACAACCTTATCTGATATTTGTTCTTGAAGTAATTAACCTCTGGGATGAATTATTAAAAGACCCGCAGAAAAAGACCAACATGAAATTACAACAATATAAAAAAGAGATTAAATTTGAAATTCAGGATTTCTTTTATGGTAGGACAAAGACAAAAGTTTTCCATTTAGATGGAGAAAAATTTGTTATTTTAATGTATGAAGATAAAAAGGAGAAATGGAGAGAGACCAACTTTCTAAAAATAGGAAAGAATTTAGTACAGATTTTGAGTAATAAATTTGATCTTAAATGCAAAATTGGTATTGGTAGTATCCAACAGAACTTGGGAGGGATTGTTAAATCTTTTGAGGAAGCGATGGAAGCTTTAAATCTGGGGAAGAGGTTTTATCCCCAAAAAGAAGTTTATCATATTGAAAAATTGATTATAGAACGCATGGTCAAAGATTTATCACGGGATGTACGGATAAAGCTTGCCAGTAAGTTTCCCTTAGAGCAACAACTTCAACAGAGTTTAGAAATTTATTTTTCTACAAATTTGAATATAAGTCAGACTGCGCGCAAGCTTTTTATTCACCGTAATTCGGTGGTATATAGGTTAAAGCAGATAAAAAAGATTACAGGGCTTGATCCAACTGAATTTGAAGATGCTATTCAGTTAAAAATGGCTTTACTATGTTATAAATTTGAAAAAAAGAAATAA
- the gcvT gene encoding glycine cleavage system aminomethyltransferase GcvT, producing the protein MGSLKRTPLFEIYKKYGGKIIEFGGWEMPVQYSNIIEEHHTVRNHAGLFDVSHMGEIKVDGPDAEDFVQYLVTNDVKKMKDNQVQYNLMCYPSGGVVDDLLIYKYSSNSYMLVVNAANIDKDYDWIMQNKGNFDVKIENMSDRIAQLAFQGPQAEEILQKLTDYDLSSIKFFYFTETKVGGKDVLISRTGYTGEDGFEIYLAPQDAVYMWDLILETGRDQGVKPVGLGARDTLRFEAGLPLYGHEISEEITPLEAGLGIFVKLNTDDFIGKDVLMKQKEEGLKRKLVGFEMIDRGIPRAQFKVAKDGEIIGFVTTGSYSPTLDKNIGLALVKSQYSELGTEFEVLRGKRSMRAKVIPIPFYKKNYKK; encoded by the coding sequence ATGGGTAGTTTAAAAAGGACTCCTCTTTTTGAAATCTATAAAAAATATGGTGGTAAAATTATTGAATTTGGAGGCTGGGAAATGCCTGTACAGTATTCCAATATTATAGAAGAACATCATACAGTACGTAATCATGCCGGGCTTTTTGATGTTTCCCATATGGGAGAGATTAAGGTAGATGGTCCCGATGCTGAAGATTTTGTTCAGTACCTGGTGACTAATGATGTAAAAAAGATGAAAGATAATCAGGTTCAGTACAATCTAATGTGTTATCCAAGTGGTGGTGTGGTTGATGACTTATTGATATATAAATATTCTTCTAATAGTTACATGTTGGTAGTTAATGCAGCAAATATTGATAAAGACTATGATTGGATTATGCAAAATAAAGGAAACTTTGATGTAAAAATTGAAAATATGTCTGACAGGATTGCTCAGCTAGCTTTTCAAGGCCCACAGGCTGAAGAGATTTTGCAGAAGCTTACTGATTATGACCTTTCAAGTATTAAATTTTTCTACTTTACTGAAACTAAAGTTGGTGGCAAAGATGTGCTTATTTCCCGTACCGGTTATACCGGAGAAGATGGATTTGAAATTTATTTAGCTCCTCAGGATGCTGTGTATATGTGGGATCTGATTTTAGAAACAGGTAGAGATCAGGGTGTTAAGCCCGTTGGTCTCGGGGCAAGAGATACACTTCGTTTTGAAGCTGGTTTACCTCTTTATGGCCATGAAATTTCAGAAGAGATTACACCACTGGAAGCGGGATTAGGAATCTTTGTTAAGCTGAATACCGATGATTTTATCGGAAAAGATGTTCTAATGAAGCAAAAAGAGGAGGGACTTAAAAGAAAACTGGTAGGATTTGAAATGATTGATCGCGGAATTCCACGGGCTCAATTTAAAGTGGCTAAGGATGGTGAAATTATAGGTTTTGTCACAACCGGCTCTTATTCACCTACTCTGGATAAAAATATTGGTCTAGCATTGGTAAAGAGCCAATATAGTGAGTTGGGGACTGAATTTGAAGTTTTACGCGGTAAACGGTCAATGCGTGCAAAAGTAATTCCTATTCCATTTTATAAAAAGAATTATAAAAAATAA
- the lpdA gene encoding dihydrolipoyl dehydrogenase, which produces MSYDLIVIGAGPGGYVAAIRAAQLGGKVAIVEKDAPGGTCLNRGCIPTKALTASCDVLRKIKDGKRFGINVENYSVDFEKIMAHKERTVKQLVKGIEFLFKKNKIDVYKGMARIIDPNTVQVSGEEGTQKISGKNLIIATGSIPQTFPNMNYDGERIITSEEILNLKEVPESLLVVGGGVIGCEFASIFTELGSKVTVVDIMPRLIPNEDKEISAELERQFKRARIKVQTGVKIETIERTDDGIVAKLENGTVIEAQMALLSLGRLPYTEGLGLDELGVTLNRGAVVVNEYLETNIPNIYAVGDVTGKVMLAHVASAQGIRAVENIFKEKKPMNYDVIPSCIFTHPEIGTVGLTEAKAKEKGLNPKIGKFFFKANGKALTINEPNGFVKIVADENDIIVGAQIIGPHASDLIHELALAVQNKLTVSAITLTIHAHPTLAETVLEAVEDIYRKAVHK; this is translated from the coding sequence ATGAGTTATGATCTGATAGTTATTGGGGCTGGTCCTGGGGGGTATGTGGCGGCCATTCGAGCTGCTCAATTGGGTGGTAAAGTAGCTATTGTTGAGAAGGATGCTCCCGGTGGAACCTGCTTAAACCGTGGATGTATCCCAACCAAGGCTTTGACTGCCAGTTGTGATGTATTGCGGAAAATTAAAGATGGAAAGCGTTTTGGTATAAATGTGGAAAATTACTCCGTTGATTTTGAAAAGATTATGGCTCACAAGGAGCGGACTGTTAAACAGTTGGTTAAGGGAATCGAATTTTTATTTAAAAAGAATAAAATCGATGTTTATAAAGGTATGGCAAGAATTATTGATCCCAACACTGTTCAAGTTAGTGGGGAAGAAGGTACTCAGAAGATTAGTGGTAAGAACCTGATTATCGCAACTGGTTCTATACCCCAAACCTTTCCCAACATGAACTATGATGGTGAACGAATTATCACTAGTGAGGAGATTTTGAATTTGAAAGAAGTTCCCGAAAGCTTACTTGTAGTAGGCGGTGGTGTAATCGGCTGCGAGTTTGCTTCAATTTTTACTGAGTTGGGAAGTAAAGTGACTGTGGTGGATATTATGCCCAGATTGATTCCTAATGAAGATAAAGAGATTAGTGCTGAATTAGAACGTCAATTCAAAAGGGCGCGGATTAAGGTGCAGACAGGAGTTAAAATCGAGACTATTGAAAGGACAGATGATGGGATTGTAGCAAAATTGGAGAATGGGACAGTAATAGAAGCTCAAATGGCACTTTTATCATTAGGGCGTTTGCCATATACTGAAGGCCTTGGGTTAGATGAGTTAGGAGTAACCTTAAATCGTGGTGCAGTAGTGGTCAATGAGTATTTGGAGACTAATATCCCGAATATTTATGCTGTTGGGGATGTGACAGGAAAAGTGATGCTGGCGCATGTTGCGTCGGCTCAGGGTATTCGTGCTGTGGAGAATATCTTCAAAGAGAAAAAGCCAATGAATTATGATGTTATTCCCAGTTGTATTTTTACCCATCCTGAGATTGGTACGGTTGGCTTGACTGAGGCGAAGGCTAAAGAGAAAGGTTTAAATCCAAAAATAGGTAAGTTTTTCTTTAAAGCTAATGGTAAAGCTTTGACCATTAATGAACCAAATGGTTTTGTAAAGATTGTTGCTGATGAGAATGATATTATAGTCGGTGCTCAGATTATTGGGCCACATGCATCTGATTTGATTCATGAACTGGCTTTGGCGGTACAAAATAAACTAACTGTAAGTGCAATAACTTTGACTATCCATGCCCATCCAACATTGGCAGAAACAGTACTAGAAGCGGTGGAGGATATATATAGAAAGGCGGTACATAAATAA
- a CDS encoding radical SAM protein, translating into MEIRKLEPGLFERIKKAREIRDIHFPGQIFFVRPNSTTVITTTGKKCNLNCSHCGGKYLNHMIPITEAGKEIARRKSTSCLISGGCSHDGRVSINLEPLKSVVNGLKVNAHVGLISEEEIKSIATYVDCVSFDFLVDNDTIKEVYHMNKTGDDYIKTYQMLQKYVKVMPHICIGLKGGEIKGEYQAIDTLARLGVEGLVFIIFIPTRGTDYADRKPPALEEVLKLMVYARETFPDIPIHLGCMRPGGRYRAEIDYYAVEVGLNKIVNPTPLAIKRAKELGYKIVYEEECCVL; encoded by the coding sequence TTGGAAATCAGAAAATTAGAGCCGGGGCTTTTTGAACGGATAAAAAAGGCCCGGGAGATCAGGGATATACATTTCCCGGGCCAGATTTTCTTTGTCCGGCCCAACTCTACCACAGTCATTACCACGACAGGAAAGAAATGTAATCTAAACTGTTCCCATTGCGGTGGAAAGTACTTAAATCATATGATCCCTATAACAGAAGCAGGGAAAGAGATTGCACGAAGAAAAAGTACCAGTTGTTTGATCAGCGGCGGCTGTAGTCATGATGGGCGTGTATCAATAAATTTAGAACCTTTGAAATCGGTGGTTAATGGTCTTAAGGTCAATGCTCATGTAGGGTTAATCAGTGAAGAAGAGATTAAATCTATAGCTACTTATGTGGATTGTGTCTCCTTTGATTTTTTGGTGGATAATGATACAATTAAAGAAGTTTATCATATGAATAAAACAGGTGATGATTATATTAAGACCTATCAAATGTTGCAAAAATATGTGAAGGTTATGCCCCATATCTGTATTGGATTAAAAGGTGGCGAAATTAAAGGAGAATATCAGGCTATTGACACACTGGCACGATTGGGAGTTGAAGGACTTGTTTTTATCATTTTTATCCCAACCCGCGGTACGGACTATGCTGATCGTAAACCTCCAGCATTGGAAGAAGTTCTAAAGCTAATGGTTTATGCTAGAGAGACTTTTCCAGATATTCCGATTCATCTTGGGTGCATGCGGCCTGGTGGCAGGTATCGTGCAGAAATAGACTATTATGCTGTAGAGGTAGGTTTAAATAAAATTGTAAACCCTACACCACTTGCCATAAAACGTGCAAAAGAATTGGGGTATAAGATCGTTTATGAAGAGGAGTGCTGTGTTTTATGA
- a CDS encoding radical SAM protein, translated as MRVSIGTAHLLGLKEIKIDALPTTAYLMHGEGCRRNCKFCAQAFQSGADSRMLSRVVWPEYDIDTIVQGIRKARKSGKLKRCCIQTVDDGRESELAEEIKALVNTGLPLCVSKSVNNLGEIRELLEMGVERVTISLDVVNPERYNEIKGGSFKKRLEFLLKAAQTFPGQIGTHIIIGLGETEEEAVRLIAKLAQYNVEIALFAFTPLKGTPLAHLPQPNVGVYRRIQMARFLIMKYGYEIDDFQFSDSRLVGFNRDSEEVLNLLNSGKAFETSGCPDCNRPYYNERPGGVIYNYPRPLKPNEIFDALKSTGFWSGVEIYSAVRQGKNIHLNSTEVGSK; from the coding sequence ATGAGAGTGTCCATCGGGACTGCCCATCTTTTGGGGCTTAAGGAGATTAAAATAGATGCATTACCAACTACCGCATATTTGATGCATGGTGAAGGTTGCCGTAGAAATTGTAAATTCTGTGCTCAGGCTTTTCAAAGTGGTGCTGATTCTAGAATGCTTTCACGGGTGGTCTGGCCTGAATATGATATTGACACTATCGTACAAGGGATTAGAAAGGCCAGAAAAAGCGGAAAATTAAAACGCTGTTGTATCCAGACTGTTGATGATGGCCGGGAAAGTGAATTGGCTGAAGAGATTAAAGCTCTGGTGAATACCGGATTACCCCTTTGTGTTTCCAAAAGTGTGAATAATCTTGGAGAGATTAGGGAACTGTTGGAGATGGGAGTTGAACGGGTAACCATTTCCCTGGATGTGGTTAATCCTGAAAGATATAATGAAATAAAAGGTGGTTCTTTTAAAAAAAGATTGGAATTTCTTTTAAAAGCAGCTCAGACTTTTCCTGGGCAGATAGGAACCCATATCATTATCGGTTTAGGGGAGACAGAAGAAGAAGCAGTGCGGTTGATAGCTAAACTAGCTCAATATAATGTTGAGATTGCTCTTTTTGCTTTTACTCCTTTAAAAGGAACTCCACTGGCTCATCTTCCCCAGCCGAATGTAGGAGTTTATCGGCGTATCCAGATGGCGCGTTTTTTGATTATGAAATATGGTTATGAAATTGATGATTTTCAATTTTCCGACAGCAGATTAGTTGGCTTTAACCGGGATAGTGAGGAAGTGTTAAACCTTTTAAATAGTGGTAAAGCCTTTGAAACCAGCGGTTGTCCTGATTGTAATCGTCCATATTACAACGAACGTCCTGGTGGGGTAATTTATAATTATCCCCGTCCTCTAAAACCGAATGAAATTTTTGATGCTTTAAAAAGTACCGGGTTCTGGTCGGGAGTTGAGATATATTCTGCCGTCAGGCAGGGAAAGAATATCCATCTCAATTCAACGGAGGTGGGCAGTAAATGA
- the gcvPA gene encoding aminomethyl-transferring glycine dehydrogenase subunit GcvPA, translated as MFPYLPHTSKDRKAMMERIGIQSIEELFDDIPESIRLKDKLKLNRPHSELEIKKICKDLSDMNVNIQDYICFIGAGYYDHYIPSVVDHMLLRSEFYTAYTPYQAEMSQGYLQAIFEYQTMICELTGMDVSNASMYDGATATAEAGFMAINVKRKRSTVLISKTVHPEVRKVCKTYFDSAGFNLVEIEMKDGKIDLEDLESKLSDDVAGVIIQYPNFFGIIEDIKKITKKVHANDSLMIINADPIALGILASPGELGADIAIGEGQSLGNPVSFGGPTFGFFAAKEDFMRYMPGRIVGQTTDHEGNRGYVLTLQAREQHIRRHRATSNICSNQALNALAALVYLSVMGKKGLRQVAENSFKKAHYLMEKINQLDGFKTRFKGPFFKEFVIKTEYDVDSVLKTLLDNGILGGYALGSDYPELSDCFMVAVTEKRSKEEIDQYIQILEGVK; from the coding sequence ATGTTTCCTTACCTGCCACATACTTCTAAAGATCGCAAAGCAATGATGGAGAGGATCGGGATTCAATCAATTGAAGAACTTTTTGATGATATCCCTGAATCCATCCGTTTAAAGGATAAGTTGAAATTAAACCGTCCTCATTCTGAATTAGAGATAAAAAAAATCTGTAAAGATTTAAGCGATATGAATGTCAATATTCAGGATTATATTTGCTTTATAGGAGCAGGTTATTATGATCACTATATACCATCAGTTGTAGATCACATGCTGCTCAGGTCTGAATTTTATACAGCTTATACCCCTTATCAGGCTGAAATGAGTCAGGGTTATTTGCAGGCCATTTTTGAATATCAAACCATGATCTGTGAACTGACAGGTATGGACGTCTCCAATGCATCTATGTACGATGGTGCTACAGCTACTGCTGAAGCGGGCTTTATGGCAATAAATGTAAAGCGGAAACGTAGTACTGTTTTGATCTCGAAAACTGTCCATCCGGAAGTTCGGAAAGTTTGTAAAACCTATTTTGATAGTGCTGGTTTCAATCTTGTAGAGATTGAGATGAAAGACGGTAAAATAGATTTAGAAGATCTAGAATCTAAATTAAGTGATGATGTAGCAGGTGTAATCATTCAATATCCTAATTTCTTTGGAATAATTGAAGATATAAAAAAAATTACTAAAAAAGTTCATGCCAATGATAGTCTGATGATTATAAATGCAGATCCGATTGCTCTCGGTATTCTTGCCTCACCAGGAGAATTGGGTGCAGATATTGCTATCGGTGAAGGGCAGAGTCTGGGTAATCCTGTAAGCTTTGGAGGACCTACCTTTGGCTTTTTTGCGGCTAAAGAAGATTTTATGCGCTATATGCCGGGCCGGATTGTGGGCCAGACAACCGACCATGAGGGTAATCGGGGATATGTTTTAACCTTGCAGGCAAGAGAACAGCATATCCGCAGGCATCGGGCTACTTCTAATATCTGTTCAAACCAGGCTTTGAATGCTCTGGCTGCTTTAGTCTATCTTTCCGTTATGGGTAAGAAGGGCTTACGTCAGGTAGCTGAAAATTCCTTTAAAAAAGCTCACTATCTGATGGAAAAAATTAATCAGCTGGACGGATTTAAAACCCGATTTAAAGGACCTTTCTTTAAGGAATTTGTCATTAAGACTGAGTATGATGTAGATAGTGTTCTTAAAACCCTGCTAGATAATGGAATTCTTGGTGGTTATGCTCTTGGGTCTGATTATCCAGAGTTATCTGACTGCTTTATGGTTGCGGTTACTGAAAAACGGAGTAAGGAAGAGATTGACCAGTACATACAAATATTGGAGGGGGTTAAATGA
- the gcvPB gene encoding aminomethyl-transferring glycine dehydrogenase subunit GcvPB has product MREGKKLIFELSTPGRVGFSLPEDGFTGVEIDSYLDPDLLRKKEPNLPEVSEVDVVRHFTSLSRRNFGVDSGFYPLGSCTMKYNPKVNEDVSRYQGFALSHPYQPEETVQGNLKLLYKMDQMLQEITGMDRFSFQPAAGAHGELTGLMIIKAYHLHNGDKNRNEVIVPDSAHGTNPASAAMCGFKVVEVKSNENGLVDLKALKKAVSEKTAALMLTNPNTLGLFETDIIEIAEIVHNAGGLLYYDGANANAILGKARPGDMGFDVLHLNLHKTFGTPHGGGGPGSGPVGVKEKLIPFLPVPLIEKAEGKEYYYMDFDRPESIGKVKACYGNFTVIVKAFAYILAMGAEGLRLASEDAVLNANYLKEILKEYYELPYDRVCKHEFVLSGVKQKKQGASTLDIAKRLIDYKYHPPTIYFPLIVKEALMIEPTETESKETLDAFAEAMINIAREITEDPDKVTKAPLTTVVGRLDEVTAARRPILRWKSEN; this is encoded by the coding sequence ATGAGAGAAGGGAAAAAATTGATCTTTGAGTTGAGTACCCCAGGTCGGGTTGGGTTTTCTCTACCTGAAGATGGTTTTACCGGAGTTGAGATTGATTCCTATCTGGATCCTGACTTATTGCGAAAAAAAGAGCCAAATCTGCCTGAGGTAAGTGAAGTTGATGTAGTTCGTCATTTTACTTCTTTGTCTCGTAGAAATTTCGGTGTAGACTCGGGCTTTTACCCATTGGGTTCTTGCACAATGAAGTACAATCCTAAGGTGAATGAAGATGTCTCCCGGTATCAAGGATTTGCCTTAAGTCACCCATATCAGCCGGAAGAGACAGTTCAAGGTAATTTAAAGCTTTTATATAAAATGGATCAAATGTTACAGGAGATTACTGGAATGGATCGCTTCTCCTTCCAGCCTGCAGCAGGTGCCCATGGGGAGTTAACAGGTTTAATGATCATTAAGGCTTACCATTTGCATAATGGAGATAAAAACCGGAATGAAGTGATTGTACCTGACTCTGCCCATGGTACTAATCCTGCCAGTGCAGCCATGTGTGGTTTTAAAGTAGTAGAAGTAAAATCTAACGAAAACGGTCTGGTGGATCTTAAAGCATTAAAGAAGGCTGTAAGTGAAAAAACAGCAGCTTTAATGCTGACCAACCCCAATACTCTGGGCCTTTTTGAGACTGATATTATTGAAATTGCCGAGATAGTTCATAATGCAGGCGGTCTGCTTTATTATGATGGAGCGAATGCCAATGCTATTTTGGGTAAGGCCCGCCCGGGTGATATGGGTTTTGACGTTCTTCATCTTAATCTGCATAAAACCTTCGGTACTCCCCATGGTGGAGGTGGACCCGGTTCCGGTCCAGTTGGTGTTAAAGAAAAGTTGATTCCATTTCTGCCTGTTCCTTTAATTGAAAAAGCAGAGGGAAAAGAATATTATTACATGGACTTTGATCGGCCTGAGTCCATCGGTAAGGTTAAAGCCTGTTATGGTAACTTTACTGTTATAGTTAAAGCATTTGCTTATATTCTTGCAATGGGGGCAGAAGGCTTAAGATTAGCAAGTGAAGATGCTGTTCTCAATGCAAACTACTTGAAAGAAATTTTAAAAGAGTATTATGAATTACCATATGATCGGGTATGTAAACATGAGTTTGTTTTATCCGGTGTGAAACAGAAAAAACAGGGTGCTTCGACTCTGGATATTGCCAAACGGCTTATTGATTACAAATACCACCCACCTACCATCTATTTCCCATTGATTGTAAAAGAAGCTTTAATGATCGAACCTACAGAGACTGAAAGCAAAGAAACATTAGATGCCTTTGCTGAGGCTATGATCAATATTGCCAGGGAAATTACGGAAGATCCTGATAAAGTAACTAAAGCACCGCTGACCACTGTGGTGGGCCGGTTGGATGAAGTAACTGCAGCAAGGAGACCAATTCTCCGTTGGAAATCAGAAAATTAG
- a CDS encoding lipoate--protein ligase family protein, with the protein MKWRLLNTGFNDPAFNMALDEADVILLSEGKIPPTIRFYGWLPASISIGYFQKMRDEIDVDACKALGIGIVRRLTGGRAVLHDDELTYSFIVPDTHPLFPPTVIESYKVISRGILRGLEKLNVFATMVSLEGKGRNALNPHNSSACFDAPSWYEIAVNGKKLVGSAQNRQRGVILQHGSILNTINVDKLFSVLKFNNEQIRQRMKKIFLDKATSIEQVLGYRIPYTKMVEAFTEGFQESLQIDLEPGELTDEEKELTEKLIREKYGNDEWNFRR; encoded by the coding sequence ATGAAATGGCGTCTTTTAAATACCGGTTTTAACGATCCCGCATTTAACATGGCATTAGATGAGGCAGATGTGATTTTACTTTCTGAGGGTAAAATACCGCCTACTATCCGCTTTTACGGCTGGCTTCCTGCATCTATCTCCATCGGCTATTTCCAGAAAATGAGAGATGAGATTGATGTGGATGCCTGTAAAGCCCTGGGAATTGGTATTGTTCGCCGTCTGACAGGTGGTAGGGCAGTGCTTCATGATGATGAATTGACCTATAGCTTTATAGTACCCGATACTCATCCCTTATTTCCACCAACTGTTATCGAATCCTATAAAGTGATCAGCCGTGGAATTTTACGTGGGCTTGAGAAATTAAATGTTTTTGCAACTATGGTTTCACTGGAAGGAAAAGGACGGAATGCACTCAATCCCCATAATAGTTCTGCCTGTTTTGATGCACCATCGTGGTATGAGATTGCTGTGAATGGTAAAAAGTTAGTAGGAAGTGCTCAGAATCGTCAGCGTGGTGTGATACTCCAACATGGTTCGATCTTGAATACCATTAATGTGGATAAGCTTTTTTCTGTCCTTAAGTTCAATAATGAGCAGATTCGACAAAGGATGAAGAAGATTTTTCTTGATAAGGCAACTTCTATTGAACAGGTACTTGGATATCGTATTCCATATACGAAAATGGTGGAAGCCTTTACAGAAGGTTTTCAAGAGTCTCTTCAGATTGACTTAGAGCCTGGTGAATTGACGGATGAAGAAAAGGAGTTAACAGAGAAACTAATTCGTGAGAAATACGGAAATGATGAGTGGAATTTCCGGAGGTGA
- the gcvH gene encoding glycine cleavage system protein GcvH, which yields MKVLKDLKYTKEHEWIRVEGEIGYIGITDYAQEQLGDVVFVELPEVGEEFVEGDSFAVVDSVKATSDIYMPIDGEILEVNEELLDSPELLNEDPYENWIVKIRISDPDQINNLLNAEEYEEFCAEEE from the coding sequence ATGAAGGTATTAAAAGATCTTAAGTACACAAAGGAGCATGAATGGATTAGAGTGGAAGGTGAAATAGGCTATATTGGTATTACAGACTATGCACAGGAACAATTAGGTGATGTTGTTTTTGTAGAATTACCAGAAGTTGGTGAAGAGTTTGTTGAAGGTGACAGCTTTGCGGTAGTTGATTCTGTAAAGGCGACTTCTGATATTTATATGCCGATTGATGGCGAAATTTTAGAAGTGAATGAAGAATTGTTAGATTCTCCTGAACTGCTTAATGAAGATCCCTATGAGAATTGGATAGTTAAAATAAGAATTTCCGATCCAGATCAGATTAATAATCTGCTTAATGCTGAAGAGTATGAAGAATTTTGTGCAGAGGAGGAATAA